One genomic window of Ziziphus jujuba cultivar Dongzao chromosome 4, ASM3175591v1 includes the following:
- the LOC107415997 gene encoding NAC domain-containing protein 54: MAPVSLPPGFRFHPTDEELVAYYLKRKINGRKIDLEIIPEVDLYKCEPWDLPGKSLLPSKDLEWYFFSPRDRKYPNGSRTNRATKAGYWKATGKDRKVNSQTRSVGMKKTLVYYRGRAPHGARTDWVMHEYRLDERECETASGLQDAYALCRVFKKSATGPKIGETYATTSTTSNHLHHHHHHQLQSDRSSSIELYSDGRCDDFESSNYQMQSDTCSPSMLTRSSPLDHMINNRRDLRWSHSHFPSEDPFNFTNPSFPNCGSMSYAPSKVDIALECARLQHRLALPPLEVEDFPQVGMTMQATQHENANETDILQEILSVAHVSQELINNQSNFGHTWGGNYAQPDHDFTFAVGKDSTDYNQINEMDSMRSSWADPHARTIEIADLEDEFRTERKIENLRWVGMSNEEVEKSFMEEHKVIPFDNISTFRREEHEDIQGDQSGHHSSSKEHNDTETNDFSLEFINSEPDHENFIDDSNMNAYSSSPSFEVVEEIKVNHGLFVSTRQVAETFFHQLVPSETVKVYLNPVFANNFLVEKKVNTEIASQNNEDSFFRKLKTFSELKFEEISNKTTKPWWKISSSIICSLSLALLLMHHICFGEDMEKDQKLMDSFPEGGGRVLEEKSSDCSNNIVNGRKRIGIIKKWCNNREEKVTLVNIRGGNGFVVFLKKIGIFLTISLALCTICGLTTI; the protein is encoded by the exons atggcTCCTGTTTCACTGCCTCCTGGTTTTCGATTCCATCCTACCGATGAAGAACTCGTAGCTTACTACCTAAAGAGAAAGATCAATGGTCGTAAGATCGATTTAGAAATCATCCCTGAAGTTGACCTTTACAAGTGTGAACCTTGGGACTTACCAG GAAAGTCATTACTACCAAGCAAAGATCTAGAATGGTATTTCTTTAGTCCTCGAGATCGTAAATACCCTAATGGATCAAGAACTAATCGTGCAACCAAAGCTGGATATTGGAAAGCCACAGGGAAAGATCGAAAAGTTAACTCACAAACTCGTTCTGTAGGCATGAAGAAGACCCTAGTTTACTACCGAGGAAGAGCACCACACGGTGCTCGAACTGATTGGGTTATGCATGAATATCGTCTTGATGAGAGGGAGTGTGAAACTGCTTCTGGCTTACAG GATGCATATGCACTTTGTCGTGTGTTCAAGAAGAGTGCAACAGGGCCAAAGATTGGGGAAACTTATGCTACAACGAGTACTACTTcaaatcatcttcatcatcatcatcatcatcaactccAAAGTGATCGTTCCTCCAGCATTGAACTCTACTCTGATGGAAGATGTGATGATTTTGAGAGCTCCAATTATCAAATGCAATCAGACACATGCTCACCCAGCATGCTCACAAGATCATCACCACTTGATCATATGATCAATAATAGAAGAGATTTAAGATGGTCCCACTCCCATTTCCCCTCTGAAGATCCTTTCAACTTCACAAATCCTTCATTTCCCAATTGTGGAAGCATGTCATACGCTCCATCTAAG GTTGATATTGCCTTAGAATGTGCAAGGTTACAGCACCGGTTGGCGCTTCCGCCATTAGAGGTGGAGGATTTTCCTCAAGTTGGGATGACTATGCAAGCAACTCAACATGAAAATGCAAATGAAACTGATATCTTGCAGGAGATCCTTTCAGTTGCTCACGTTTCTCAGGAGCTGATAAATAATCAATCAAACTTTGGACACACTTGGGGAGGAAACTATGCTCAACCTGATCATGATTTTACGTTCGCGGTTGGCAAAGACAGCACTGATTACAATCAAATCAATGAGATGGATTCTATGAGATCATCATGGGCAGATCCTCATGCAAGGACTATAGAGATTGCAGATTTGGAAGATGAATTCAGGACAGAAAGGAAGATTGAGAACTTGAGATGGGTAGGAATGTCCAACGAAGAAGTAGAGAAG AGCTTCATGGAAGAACACAAGGTAATTCCATTTGATAATATTTCCACTTTCCGGAGAGAAGAGCATGAAGACATTCAAG GTGATCAATCAGGCCATCATAGCAGCTCAAAAGAACACAATGACACCGAGACAAATGATTTTTCTCTCGAATTCATCAACAGCGAACCGGATCATGAAAACTTCATAGATGATAGCAACATGAATGCTTATTCGAGCTCTCCGAGCTTCGAGGTAGTTGAGGAAATCAAAGTTAACCATGGACTTTTTGTTTCAACACGTCAGGTAGCCGAGACATTCTTTCACCAGTTAGTGCCTTCAGAGACAGTTAAGGTTTACCTAAACCCAGTGTTTGCAAACAATTTCTTGGTCGAGAAGAAAGTCAATACAGAAATAGCCTCCCAAAACAATGAAGATTCTTTCTTTAGAAAACTTAAGACATTTTCAGAGTTGAAGTTTGAAGAAATTAGCAACAAAACAACGAAGCCATGGTGGAAAATTTCAAGCTCCATTATTTGCAGCCTTAGCCTTGCACTTTTATTGATGCACCATATATGCTTTGGGGAAGACATGGAAAAGGATCAGAAATTGATGGATAGTTTCCCTGAAGGTGGAGGAAGAGTTTTGGAAGAGAAAAGTAGTGATTGCTCCAATAACATTGTCAATGGGAGGAAAAGGATTGGAATTATAAAGAAGTGGTGCAATAATAGAGAAGAGAAAGTTACATTGGTTAACATAAGAGGTGGGAATGGTTTCGTTGTGTTTTTGAAGAAGATAGGGATTTTCCTTACAATTTCTTTGGCTCTTTGTACAATCTGTGGGCTAACCACAATATAA
- the LOC132803401 gene encoding ABC transporter C family member 9-like, which yields MQKGKIIQAGRFEELLEQNIGFEVLVGAHSQALESILTVENTERTSKDSMIDDESNIDAPSNDELLPTRHESEHNISLDKGEKAGKLVQDEEREKGSIGKEVYWSYLTAVKGGALVPFILLAQSSFQVLQVASNYWMAWSCPPTSESKPKLGMRNILFVYTLLSAASSLCVLLRAILVAKAGLWTAQKLFINMLHSVLRAPMAFFDSTPTGRILNRVQILSIYVSLLISISTDSNIPFAYMLIQKFLQNVNLKWKNINLKLKSAEQIVV from the coding sequence ATGCAGAAGGGCAAAATCATACAAGCTGGGAGATTTGAGGAGCTTCTGGAACAAAATATAGGATTTGAAGTCTTGGTTGGTGCTCATAGCCAAGCACTGGAGTCAATCCTCACAGTTGAAAATACAGAAAGAACATCTAAAGACTCAATGATCGATGATGAATCCAACATAGATGCCCCTTCAAATGATGAACTTCTACCTACACGACATGAATCAGAGCATAATATCTCCCTTGATAAAGGAGAAAAAGCAGGAAAATTAGTCCAAGATGAAGAACGTGAAAAAGGAAGTATTGGAAAAGAAGTTTACTGGTCTTATTTGACCGCTGTAAAAGGTGGAGCCTTAGTTCCATTCATTCTTTTGGCACAATCATCATTCCAAGTACTGCAGGTTGCTAGTAACTATTGGATGGCATGGTCTTGTCCTCCTACAAGTGAGTCCAAGCCTAAACTGGGAATGAGAAACATATTATTTGTTTACACACTACTTTCTGCTGCAAGTTCTCTCTGTGTTTTGTTGCGAGCCATACTAGTAGCTAAGGCAGGACTTTGGACTGCCCAAAAACTCTTTATAAACATGCTGCACAGTGTACTTCGAGCGCCCATGGCCTTTTTTGATTCAACCCCAACTGGAAGAATCTTAAACCGGGTACAAATCTTATCTATATACGTTTCATTACTTATATCAATATCAACTGATTCCAATATACCATTTGCATATATGTTGATACAAAAATTCTTGCAAAATGTAAATCTAAAATGGAagaacattaatttaaaattaaaaagtgctGAACAAATAGTAGtctaa
- the LOC107415992 gene encoding PH, RCC1 and FYVE domains-containing protein 1, with protein MADEESSATLPFDRAVQQAIISVKKGAYLLKCRQSGKPKFCPFRLSADEKFLIWYSGQNERQLRLSSVTKIIPGQKTVSFQRQLQPEKESQSFSLVYANGERSLDLICKDRVQADSWILGLRVVISRCHHPRPFNSWRGCRGVQSCVNSPAGVIRRKCNLGLLEDGSEFSQVRSLCGSPTLSLSERCLSDGLSYSCNSFYSSESALSAMRNVMDMSIPNSPYIEPDHLKKRVPSYVDEEYKKNMPHRLTAPTFGSPQIEKRDILKDVMIWGERIEESVEIAGNISVNHNGVHVDALLPTLLESTMMLDIQNISIGGKHAALVTKQGEVFCWGEANGGKLGHKINMNMNCPKLIDSLHGVQVKSVACSEYQTCALTYSGELYTWGGTSSGATLMGAEQNRSQWLPCKLSGPLDGVIISNVACGEWHIAMVSTSGQLFTYGDGTFGVLGHGNLQSVSHLKEVESLKGLRVKSVACGSWHTAAIVEIMVDCFKYNAVGGKLFTWGDGDKGRLGHTDHDKKLLPTCVAQLVEHDFIQVCCGRMLTVGLTKQGTVYTMGSVVHGQLGNRQAKDKSITLVEGKLKEEFVKEIASGSYHVAVLTASGGVYSWGKGANGQLGLGDTEDRNSPTLVEALRDRQVESIICGSNSTAAICLHKSISVSDQSTCSGCKLPFGFTRKKHNCYNCGLLFCHACSSKKAARASLAPSQSKSFRVCDPCFNNLQEKAHLGGLVNLEGHDMKQLTEQKVLPEEKESKGAITPKYGQIFSVKQSSNKESQLNGKTTMKEQVETQQNLGSVPLLSGLPRWGQVQCPALFKVHCKADSVAHGHQSRCKLSSVAPSHSDSNLSIAADAEKSMPSSDEMLIQEVQRLRAEAASLDRKCQIESQKIQECQQKIEDTWAIAREEAAKCKAAKEVIKALALRLHKMSENVSAGREARDGVNTNVPQAAPVHVDTPALASVRRRLVAKDLSPEVKMLNDKKVVGVSNSPVMFSSTLKFLYGRDACHDSGKSEQDSNVSRTESQEKETKSSKFEWVEQYEPGVYITFTKLSNGQKALKRVRFSRKKFSEKEAQRWWEENQVLMYQKYDIEAYENSTP; from the exons ATGGCTGATGAAGAATCCTCAGCAACTCTTCCCTTTGACAGAGCTGTTCAAcag GCGATTATCTCTGTAAAAAAGGGTGCATATCTTTTGAAATGTCGGCAGAGTGGGAAGCCCAAATTCTGCCCTTTCAGACTTTCAGCG GATGAGAAGTTTTTGATTTGGTATTCGGGACAGAATGAAAGACAGTTGAGACTAAGCTCTGTCACAAAGATTATTCCCGGGCAAAAGACT GTTAGTTTCCAGCGGCAACTGCAACCTGAAAAAGAGTCTCAGTCATTTTCACTTGTATATGCAAATGGAGAACGCTCACTTGATCTG ATATGCAAGGACAGAGTGCAAGCTGATTCTTGGATACTAGGATTGAGAGTTGTAATATCTAGGTGTCACCATCCTAGACCATTTAACAGTTGGAGGGGTTGCAGAGGGGTACAGAGTTGTGTCAATAGTCCAGCTGGTGTCATTCGGAGAAAGTGTAACCTCGGACTTTTGGAGGATGGCAGTGAATTTTCTCAG GTCCGTAGCCTGTGTGGGAGTCCTACCCTGTCACTATCAGAGAGGTGCCTTTCTGATGGCTTATCATATTCCTGTAATAGCTTTTATTCATCAGAGTCAGCGCTATCGGCTATGCGGAATGTAATGGATATGTCAATACCAAATTCACCATATATCGAACCAGATCACCTCAAGAAGAGGGTACCATCATATGTTGATGAAGAATACAAAAAGAATATGCCTCATAGGTTGACTGCTCCTACTTTTGGATCTCCACAAATTGAAAAGAGAGATATTTTGAAGGACGTCATGATCTGGGGTGAACGAATAGAAGAGAGTGTAGAGATTGCAGGCAATATATCTGTTAACCACAATGGGGTACATGTGGATGCTTTGTTGCCGACATTACTAGAATCCACTATGATGTTGGATATACAGAATATATCTATAGGCGGGAAACATGCTGCCTTAGTTACGAAACAAGGAGAAGTCTTTTGCTGGGGTGAAGCAAATGGAGGAAAGCTCGGgcacaaaattaatatgaatatgAACTGCCCTAAACTGATTGACTCCCTTCATGGGGTCCAAGTAAAATCTGTTGCCTGCAGTGAATACCAAACATGTGCTCTGACATATTCTGGTGAGCTATACACATGGGGTGGCACTTCTTCTGGTGCTACTTTAATGGGTGCAGAACAGAATAGGAGTCAATGGTTACCATGTAAACTTTCGGGTCCTTTGGATGGTGTAATTATATCAAATGTTGCTTGTGGGGAATGGCATATAGCAATGGTGTCCACTTCGGGGCAGTTATTTACGTATGGAGAtggaacttttggggttttgggGCATGGGAATTTGCAAAGTGTGTCTCACCTGAAAGAAGTCGAATCACTCAAGGGTTTGCGGGTAAAATCTGTTGCCTGTGGGTCATGGCACACAGCTGCCATTGTTGAAATCATGGTTGATTGTTTCAAATACAATGCAGTTGGTGGAAAATTATTTACATGGGGTGATGGAGATAAAGGAAGGCTTGGACATACCGATCATGATAAAAAGCTTCTACCAACTTGCGTTGCACAACTTGTGGAGCATGATTTCATTCAAGTTTGTTGTGGAAGAATGTTGACTGTTGGATTAACCAAACAAGGTACAGTTTACACAATGGGAAGTGTAGTACATGGGCAGTTAGGGAATCGACAGGCCAAGGATAAATCAATCACATTAGTAGAAGGAAAACTCAAAGAAGAGTTTGTTAAGGAAATAGCATCAGGCTCATATCATGTTGCTGTTTTGACAGCTAGTGGCGGTGTTTATTCTTGGGGGAAGGGTGCAAATGGACAGTTAGGATTAGGTGATACTGAAGATCGAAACTCTCCAACCCTTGTGGAGGCCCTAAGAGACAGGCAGGTAGAAAGCATTATTTGCGGGTCAAATTCCACAGCTGCGATCTGCTTACACAAATCAATTTCTGTTTCTGATCAATCCACTTGTAGTGGATGTAAGCTTCCTTTTGGGTTTACAAGGAAGAAGCACAACTGTTATAATTGCGGTCTTCTATTCTGCCATGCATGTAGTAGTAAGAAGGCTGCAAGAGCATCTCTGGCACCTAGCCAAAGCAAGTCTTTCCGAGTCTGCGATCCATGCTTCAATAATCTGCAAGAAAAAGCACACTTAGGTGGGCTAGTGAATTTAGAAGGTCATGATATGAAGCAACTGACAGAACAGAAGGTACTACCAGAAGAGAAAGAAAGTAAGGGAGCCATAACTCCTAAATATGGTCAAATATTTTCGGTGAAACAGTCTTCTAATAAGGAAAGCCAGTTAAATGGAAAGACGACTATGAAAGAACAAGTGGAAACCCAGCAAAATCTCGGTTCTGTTCCTCTGTTGAGTGGATTACCACGATGGGGGCAAGTTCAGTGCCCTGCTTTATTTAAAGTACATTGTAAAGCAGATTCTGTAGCTCATGGGCATCAATCCAGATGTAAATTATCTTCTGTCGCCCCATCACATTCAGATTCCAATTTATCCATTGCTGCTGATGCAGAGAAAAGCATGCCATCATCAGATGAGATGCTCATTCAAGAAGTTCAGAGGCTGAGAGCTGAG GCAGCAAGCCTTGATAGGAAATGTCAGATTGAAAGCCAGAAGATACAAGAATGTCAACAAAAAATTGAGGATACGTGGGCTATTGCAAGGGAGGAAGCTGCTAAATGTAAGGCAGCGAAGGAAGTTATTAAAGCATTGGCATTAAGG CTTCACAAAATGTCAGAAAATGTCTCGGCTGGAAGAGAAGCCCGAGATGGTGTCAATACAAATGTTCCTCAAGCCGCACCTGTGCATGTTGATACTCCTGCTTTGGCAAGTGTACGGCGCAGATTAGTTGCTAAAGATTTGTCTCCTGAAGTTAAAATGCTGAATGACAAAAAAGTAGTTGGTGTATCGAATTCTCCTGTTATGTTCTCTAGCACGCTCAAATTCTTGTATGGGAGAGATGCATGCCATGACAGTGGCAAATCAGAGCAGGATTCCAATGTTTCAAGAACAGAATCCCAAGAGAAAGAAACCAAGTCATCGAAGTTCGAATGGGTAGAACAATATGAACCTGGTGTATATATCACTTTCACTAAATTGTCAAATGGTCAGAAGGCTCTCAAGAGAGTGAGATTTAG CCGGAAAAAATTCAGCGAGAAGGAAGCTCAGCGATGGTGGGAAGAGAATCAAGTTCTAATGTACCAGAAGTATGATATAGAAGCATATGAAAACTCTACACCATAG
- the LOC107415982 gene encoding glutathione S-transferase U19, translating into MTSKGEALLLDFWASPFCARAKISLYEKGVNFECREEDLFGGKSDLLLRSNPIHQKVPVLLHNGKPILESTNIVTYIDAVWPSPPLIPSSPYEAAQARFWADFIDKKVFDAGSQIWRSQGDEQEVAKKNFIEILQQLEEALGNKKFFAGDVFGFVDILLIPITSWFLTYEKIGSFKVEDRVPKLSAWIKRTKQRETVAKALPDPEKVYEFIVGMRKQLGIE; encoded by the exons ATGACGTCAAAGGGAGAAGCTCTTCTTTTGGACTTCTGGGCCAGTCCATTTTGTGCTCGGGCCAAGATAAGCCTATATGAAAAAGGAGTGAATTTTGAATGTCGTGAAGAGGACCTCTTTGGTGGGAAAAGTGACTTGTTGCTGAGGTCCAATCCAATTCACCAAAAAGTTCCCGTTCTTTTACACAACGGAAAGCCCATCCTTGAATCCACCAACATAGTTACTTACATTGATGCCGTTTGGCCTTCACCTCCTCTTATTCCATCTTCACCATATGAGGCAGCTCAAGCCAGGTTCTGGGCTGACTTCATTGACaaaaag GTGTTTGATGCGGGCAGCCAAATATGGAGGAGTCAAGGAGATGAACAAGAGGTGGCCAAGAAGAACTTCATAGAGATTTTGCAACAGCTTGAGGAAGCTTTGGGAAACAAAAAGTTCTTTGCTGGCGATGTCTTTGGGTTCGTTGACATCCTTTTGATCCCCATAACCAGCTGGTTTCTTACTTATGAAAAAATTGGGAGCTTTAAAGTTGAGGACCGTGTCCCTAAATTATCAGCTTGGATTAAGAGGACCAAACAAAGAGAGACTGTAGCCAAAGCTCTTCCAGACCCAGAAAAGGTCTATGAATTTATCGTCGGGATGAGGAAGCAGCTAGGAATTGAATAG